The nucleotide window CTATATCAGTAATTGAACAACCTGTCAATTCAAGCATTATGCAACAGAACACAATTTAATATTGTTGACACATCCCTGCTACAGGTGAAATTTATCTCTGAACAGAACACCAAGGCTATTAAGCTATTGAAGTATAGAATGCAGCAGGGGCAGGCATATTGCTACTAGAGAAATTTATTGTTGGGCACATTGTACACGTGGAGCagcatcttcatcttcatcataGGCTTCCTGCTGCCGCTGCAGGCGCTGTCGCCTCATCTCCTCTTCGATGTTAACATCATACATGGTAGTCTCCTCACACTCGTCTAATTCCATGTTTGAGATGTGGTTGCTTGGCCTTGGTGGCAGAATTTTCTCCAGAGAACGACATTGATCAGGAGAAAACACTCCTGTCTCAGGAAATTCAACATTGAACTGGATATAAAGGCGACCCTTCATGAATGGCCTCCCATGATGAGGCATTCCTTCATCATCAATTGCTTTATATTGACCTAATTGGAGAGAGAAAATGAAACTTTAGACCACAGAACGAAGTGATAGACTACCTTAAGACAGCTGAAAAAGAATTAGCAAGAGGAAATTATAATCAACATAAGTAAAAGATGTGTACCGGGCTTGATGACTTCGCCTGGACTTGACTTGATAAGTAACTGTCTGCCATCAAGATGGGTCAGAACAAACTGAAATCCGCAAAGTGCCTCTGTCAGACTAAGTGTCCGATCCACATAGAGGTCATCATACTTCCTTTTGAATTTTGGATGCTCCTTATGTTGTAGGACAAAAATTATATCTCCTGTCACTGTATCCGGCTGCCAAAGAAAAAGGCAGGCATTGAATACAGAAGCCTCAATGTAATGTTTATGTTAGGAACAACTTGGATATTCAGATATTAGTCAACACAAGTCCCCACAAGCACAAATGCAACAGTGCCAAGAAGGATAATCAGAATGTAATACCAGAGACACTGTAATGCATTTTTATTTTACATTGCCTGGCAAAAAACATACATGTAGATGGGAGAACGCACACAAGCATGGAATTTTTTAAGGAAACAACCTAAATCGACAAGAAGTTCAAAGCTAAACAAAGTAAATTACTAGAGGCACATGATTTTTTTCTTACAGCTTCATCAGCTTCTCCTGCAAATACAATCTTCTGACCATGTTGCATTCCCTTCTCAACATGAACCTCCAAGACCTTCTTTTCCTGCATAACTTTGTTCCCTTTACAATGTGGGCATTTGTCCTTATCGCTGATGACCTCACCTAAAAATTATTTACAATATACTCAGAACAAAAACAAATGCTTATGGTAGAGCATATTTGTCCAtgggtatgtacatatatatatatgtaattatgtatatgtataggtatatgtatatatatatatgtatatatatatatgtatatatatatatatacatatatatatacatatatatacatatacatatatatagaatgagagagaaaattctatagcaCCTGAGCCTCTGCATTCAGGGCAAACGTGCTGCATTTGCTGGATCATGCCTAGTCCAATTTGTCTAGTTACAGTCCTCATTCCTGTACCTTGACATCCATAACATCTCCCTGAAGCTCCACTCTTTGAACCTTTTCTGAAATAATCAACAAGCTTACAGATGAACTaaacaaaagacaaaaatagATTCATGGAAAACATAAAACAAAGTGCATCTCATTCTTCTAGGTAATATAATGATCATATTTGGGAATAAACTGAATCCATAGAATTTAAAATCTTGAATGGTCCCAATTCTTTGTAGAAACTAACCATGCAGCCAATATATATGCTAAGACATATGAATAAAATATGCATTGCTGCTTCCCACCAAGAAGAagcaaataaaagaaagatcagaCCAAAGTGAAGTTACACTCCACATGTACTCGACATAATTCTACCTAATCATTCACACCCATCTCCATATTGTCTGAATGAACAACTGTTAATTTCTAAAGCATTATATCACAACATTATTGGAAATAAACATGATTAATATTACCACTGGTATGTTAGAATCTTTTTGAGAAACTCGATGCCAGATCAAATCAGATCCAGTAAATGCCTATTCATGTTTGTACAATATTTGGAAAATTACGCCATTGATTCAAGATGAGCATCAGTAGCAGTCGCACTCAAAGTTAAGGGCTAAACCGATCAACACTCAAGTTAGCTGGGTATAGTCAGATACATTATGTAATTCTTAGGATCACCTGAACCCAAAGTGGGTTGGCTGATCTGATCCGGGATTAGCTATAGAGATTCTATAAAATCGTTCAAAGTGATAGGGATAGCTGATTTTTTTTCAATCTCAAGTGATATGTGATCTGCtgggaagaaaagaaggaaaagaagatgagaagaaaattaGGAAGAGTAAAAGATGAGACTTGCAGTACAAACTACAAAGAGAATAAAGTTGTCGTTAATTGATCCTGAAAATTCATCCAGGTCAGTAAAGAGGTTGAGAAGGCAGTAGTGAGGTCATGAACAGGTTACATAGTCTGTTCCTATCCTGTGAAAGGTCAGGTTGTGTAGAGAAGGACACACAAGTCAAGGAGAGGTTCACCACTCTATCCTGTGAAAGGAGGGGAGGAACTTCTTGAGGAAACCATCTTCTATTCATAAGAAAAAAGGAGAGAAGTGGGTATATCACAAGACATGAAAAAAAACGAAAGGGCAAAAAAAACTAGTGTTCACAATTCATTTCATGCTGACAACTCAATGGAGAAGATCCTAGATTTAAGGAACTGACATAAACCCCTATTTCTGATGCACAAATTTTGTGGTACATAACATTGACATATAAACCTCTATTCATGTGTAAATGAAAAATTCTTGGATGACTTCTAAATCCAAATTTGATAACTTAGACCAACTTGCAACCAGCAAAATTGCCATGACCACAACTATAAATGCTTTCTTTCTCATCCGTACTTTTGTGAAAGAGTTGTAAATCAGTGCTCTTAGATGATTTCAGATTTTTGGGAGCTTTAAGCCATTATGATTTGCGTATGTATGGTTGGTGCAGGTACAATGCCAAATCTAAGTCCTATTTTGGTTTCATCTGTATAACAAGACATTGTTGCATTCAGGGTTTCAATTCCAAAATTGTCTTCTCTGCTTGAAAGGGTCTTCTATACATTATACACAGTCCTCCCCTCAGTTTTAATACCCTTCAGTTTTTATTTGCAATGAAGGATGGACATAATGAATGTTGTTTTCTTCTCTCAGTTGTAATATGCTACTGATTTGTGTAAGTTTCATGATCAATGACATGACACCAACTCATAACTGTAGTTCAAGATGTCTCACAAAATGCATCTCTCTTCCACTGACTATCCTTTTATCTTACCTTCTGGTCGTCACTtttcatatttctttttatttaacTTCACTATGGAATCCAATTCTATGCTCCGAGTATTTCTGTCACTAACCTAGTTATTACCACTTAGCTCTTGCTTGTCATTTATATTTAGATATGTCATACAAGATTTTCCCAACACATTCTATGTTTCATCAATTATGTGGAAACTTCAAAGATCAATAGTATCTTCAAAATTAAGCATCAAAATCCATTTCAGTCCTTTGAATCCTGATACCTGGATTGTGCAGTACCTTCCCAATCTTAGTTGACCAGAAGATCAATCTTCATTTCAGCTTCAAGAAATTTTCATATCTTAAATAACAAAATCTTGTTGTGCAAGATCAAACAGTTTTCTTAGGAGTAATTCCATTCAAAAATGCCAAACCGAGTCACTGTTGCCATGTTTATAAGAGGTCAAGATGAGATCAATACTTaaagtcaaaagaaagataacagCAACAATCCAATATGACCAACAAATTGCATTAAAAATTCCACTACAACAGAGCCGTTAAACCCATTGTTAAACATTTAAGCACAACAACCAAGTTCAAAAAACCCACTCATTGACCGCTTCAATTTAGCACAACACTATAAAAAGCAAAAGTGGGGCGGTTGTAATCTCCATGCAATATCCTAGTCAAATGCCACAATACATTTCTAAGCAGATCCATTAACTTGGCAACAAGGAATCCTAGATGCCGTTGGCAAATCACAAAAATCCATAAATACATGCAAATGTCACTAACATATGAgttataaaatatataagaaCACAAAGAGCTTTTTCTTTTTCCCCTCCTAATGTGCAAAATAACAAGGTGTTCAACTGTTTGACTGTTGAACTTTTCAAGAACATTTTTTTGATATCCTTGCTCCTTGCAAGATAAAAAGATCAACAAAATAAGACTGTTTTCTGACATGAATCACACCAAAATTATGTGAAGCATATGTTGAATTACACCACGGATAAAATCATGGATCACAAAATTCTCAATTAGAGATCAGattatgaaaaagaaagaaagaagtttCAGGACAGGATGACTAGACAAATTAAACAGACACACGGAATAACCAAAAGACACATGTATAGTCCGGTGTTTTTTAGGATAAACAGCCTCAATTCATGAACATAACTTTAGCTAGAAGATGGTTTACTTGCTGATATAGGTACATGCATTAACAAGTATAATATAACTTCCCTTTACaaccaaaatatttaaaaaatattgttcAATTCTTTAAGAAAGGCAAGATGCTACCCATTTATAGCTTCAAGTGCCAAAATTTACCTTAATTTTCAAAATCTAACAAGAAGATTGATTGCATGCCTTACAGGCCACATAATAACAAATGTCTTGTTCTCAATGATCATAATTGAGTTAGATGATTGCTTGAGGGATTATATCATCAATAACATGGAAATAGATATTGTGatgctaaataatcttggtcctaGAACTTCATTGAGGACATGTAATCTTTGCCGATTATTGTATTTTGTTCAAATTTCAAAGGTGCCAGAGCAGTGAAGCATCAAGGTTCTTGAAGCTTGGACAAAGCACTGATGATAGCACATGCCTTAGTTAACAAAGGCACACGACGTAAAACAAATCCATAGAGTAACTGGAGGAGCTTGTCAGGATTCCATGGTAAGTAATTTGTTATGTAGGCATCAACCTCTCTGTTACTCTTGTTTAGATTCTCTTTCTTtgaattttcctttttcttttcccctaAGCCCAACTCTGAAGCCAGCAAAATGTTATAACATAATCCAAATACTTGGTCTTCATTTCCTTTTCAGTGAAGGGTGATCTCCCCAAAATAACAAAACTTTTTCCTCTTAGGCATTTGGCTTTCTGGAAAGGTTAGACACTTAACAGGCACATCAATGAAGCTAGTGAGCTTCAAGTGAGCTCGTATACTTTTTAGATGATGAACatgcattgattttgctaaaactTAACAATACTCATTGCTACTCcagcaaaattaaaaatataaaccaCATAGATTCAGAGAATGAGTATGATGTACAACTAAGAAGCATGAACACATTGGGCGGTCGATAGTTAGTATAAAGGTGAAGCAATTACATTGGCTAAGTCAATAGCACTTAATACTAATATCAAGCTTAGAATAAAAAAGCAAATACAATTGACAGTTGATTTCCCATTAAACTAATAAGCATCATGGACAGTTCTCAGACAAAATATGACAAAATTGCCGATGCATACCCTTTGCACTTTTGGCATAAGGCATTTCTTGACAGTGAAAGCTTTTTCGATGTCCCATTGTACAGGTCTTCCAAAGACACCTTTAAGGAATGAACTACATCTTCACCTCGTTTTTGCCTACGACCTCTTGAACTGCCACCTTCAGGCCAAATACATCTAATAAATTTATCATCCATAAATCACATAGCAAAGTAAAAGGAGTTGCAAAAAAATTTTCCTCACCACCAAAACTGCCACCACCGAAACTGCTACCACCGAAGAACTGCTCAAATATTTCAAATGGATTGTGGAAACTTCCACCACCGCCTCCTCCTATTCCCTCTTTAAGTGCATCTTCCCCATATTTATCATAAA belongs to Musa acuminata AAA Group cultivar baxijiao chromosome BXJ1-11, Cavendish_Baxijiao_AAA, whole genome shotgun sequence and includes:
- the LOC135596913 gene encoding chaperone protein dnaJ A6-like is translated as MFARAQRKSDNTKYYEILGVPKSASQDELKKAYRKAAIRNHPDKGGDPEKFKELAQAYEVLSDPEKREIYDKYGEDALKEGIGGGGGGSFHNPFEIFEQFFGGSSFGGGSFGGGSSRGRRQKRGEDVVHSLKVSLEDLYNGTSKKLSLSRNALCQKCKGKGSKSGASGRCYGCQGTGMRTVTRQIGLGMIQQMQHVCPECRGSGEVISDKDKCPHCKGNKVMQEKKVLEVHVEKGMQHGQKIVFAGEADEAPDTVTGDIIFVLQHKEHPKFKRKYDDLYVDRTLSLTEALCGFQFVLTHLDGRQLLIKSSPGEVIKPGQYKAIDDEGMPHHGRPFMKGRLYIQFNVEFPETGVFSPDQCRSLEKILPPRPSNHISNMELDECEETTMYDVNIEEEMRRQRLQRQQEAYDEDEDAAPRVQCAQQ